The Gopherus flavomarginatus isolate rGopFla2 chromosome 16, rGopFla2.mat.asm, whole genome shotgun sequence genomic sequence GCGATGTGGGGGGTCTAAGGAGCATCCGTCTGCCTGTGACCGCGGGAGAGGACGGAGCTGATCAAGGGTGGCTGATGTGCTGGTGGAAGCGGTTCCGTGGGCCTGCGTGTGTGCACATCACCCCCTGGTGGCCGATCTTACAGCACGTGGAGCCGCCGGTTCTGAGTCTGGGCCCGTCTCTCCCCACATCCGGCAGCATTTGTGGGCGGCTGTGAAAGCCTTTCTGTGTAAGTGCTAAATTACTGGCTAGGGCCCTGTGCACCGGCTGGTAATGGGGCTTACAGACCGAGCGGGGAGGGGGCTTGTGGCCGGCCAGGGTTGAGTTACCAGCAGGaacttgggcatgtcacttcatCTCAGTACTTCAGCGTCTCACCTGTTCCAGGGGACAGTGACCCTTCCCTGCTGCGCGGGGGTAAATCAGTCCATCCCGGCAGAAAGCCATAACAGGGCTTGAGCGCCTGAACTCATCTTACCATTGATGCCTGCTGGAAAATGAGCATTTACAGAAGGCTTGAAAGCACTTAAACACTCTGATCCTCTTTAGCTTGATCAGACATTGCCAACTAGCCTGTGTTGACCCAGGCATCCTGGGAGGAGGGAAAACCGCCTAGCTGTCGGTATTAGCTATGCAGCCTGTTCTGTTAAAGGGACGCCGTGGGGCTGACCCTCTGTCTGCAGTCATTGGACCCGATCTGTGCGCTTGTAAAGCCAAGAGTGCTAGAAATCGGCGTCGGGGAGGGGAGACAAAGGTGGTGTTTCTTTGGTTTGCCTGTGCTTCTGACAGCACTTTCTGTATAGAAGAAGGATGGccctggggttggggtgctggcgAGAGATGTGGGGTCCTGCCCCACCACAACCTTCCGTTggggctttgggcaagtcagGTAGTTTAACAGGCCTCagttcctccatctgtaaaatgggggatatTTGTGCTGATGTTTACTGTTAggtgctctaataaaaatatgctAAGCTGGGCCAGACAGGTCCGTAAGACGGGTCCCTTCACACAAGAGAGGCACGTGGAAACAGTGGTTGCACCACGAACCACAGCAGAGCAGAGGGCTTGGATGTGCCTGGCTTTGTGCAATTGACTAGATCTCATTTTGCCTTTCCCTTTTACACGCAGGATTCACCTGCGAAGAGAAATGTCCGGGAAGCTCTTAAAGAAGATTAGAAATAGGTTTAGAAAatataaggtgtttttttttccttgttttattgtgccacagtgagagattaaaaAGTGCTCATCAGCAGAAAATTACAAACTGCCGTAATATCAGTTTATAAGTCGCTTGATCTGGAGTtggttttttaaagtgtttagttTGCCAGCATGCAGAGTAAGGGAAATCTTCCTAGGCTTTTAAAGGCAGCCCGTCCTGTAGGAAATGTAGTGGCTTATCTCAGTAGTTCACACTCGTATTTTCCCCATACATTAGATTCTCACCAAACTACTCCTAACAACATGACAACAGCAGAGGCGGCTGAGCGGGTTACCCTTCCAGGAGCTCAGCAGGGTTCGTGTGCAGGGAGAGGGTTTCTCACTTAGACTTGCAACTGGAAAACCTGCCGACATAAAAACTTGTTAGTCGGGGGTGCTGGCCTGGTGGTAGATGGAAAGTGTGTGTCAGGGGGTGTATATAGAGGAGTCTCTTATGTACACACACGGAGACTCTTATTTACAGACGAGGCATCTGTCCCTTTTCAAAGCCCAGAAATGTTAGGAGAACCTTTGACAGGGACCGGGGAGTGCGTGTGTTTAAACTCTAACATGCTCCGTCTCCTCCTGTACTGCTAGTCCCATCCCTCCCCTGTGTCTGCCCTGCTCAGGCCACTACTGCTGGGGTGTCACACAGCTGGGATCGCGGGGAATACCTGGACAGTCAAGCAGGAAGTACTCTACCTAGATGCGCTTAGCCGTCAAGCATGAATGCAGTCGCAGGCCGGTTCATTTCACCAACTTGTCTGTTCCCCTTGCTTTAGCgaaggggatgggggggcggggggcggcggCATTTCTAGAGCActtgggtgagggtggggagatgggggtgaGTGTCTCAGAGCCGAGACgctggtgctaatggcgaaaacTCACTAATGTTTCTGGCTTTTCACGTCTACATCtgtccttccccccacaccccagctcctccTGATTGAACTGAGGCTTGTTCTAGGTCTGTGCATTGTCAAGTGCTGGATTATACATCTGAAAGCAACTTAAATAAAGGGGGGTGGAATCTGACAGGGCTGGATTTTGTTTCTAGGGGTGGGGGAGCTGTATTGGGGCGCCCTCTGTAAGCAGGTTAGTGTCAGGGGGGAGCAGTCGGGATTTCCTcttattcctctttttaaagtaatcacttgcttttttttttttaaaaaaagtttcttctaGCGCCCTGGCTGCGTGTGTCTCTGATCAGTCCAGGCCTCGGCCTCACCCCGGCCTGGCCCCTCATTCGGAGTTGTAGAAGTTGTGTTGGCTGTGGTTGTACTCGTCCTCGCCGACCGTAGCGTAGTTGGGCTGGAGGCAGTACTTGGGGTCGTAGACCTGGCGTGGCAGCCCGTACACAGTCATGCCCTGCTGCGAGGCGCCCTTGTTGCTGCCCATCTGCAGGGAGACGTTGAGGGTGTCGCAGTGCTCCATGCCCAGCGTGGGCTCGAAGATCTGCCGCTTGGTCCCTGGGGCCGTCATGCCCgcctgcagggagaggaggggggttagTTGGACAGGACGGGAGACGCTGGGCAGATGCGAAGGCTCAAGAATACCCGGAAGAGGGACCTGGAGGCTTTCCTCTCTAGACGCTAGTCCCCCCCCGCCTCCCACCGAATGGCAGCAGGCTGGGctcggggtgggcggggggagcCCCACATCCCTTTCCCGCTCCCACGCCTGCTCCTTGGCTTGCGTCTCCTACCTGGCTGGCTCCCTTGTTCGTGCCCATCTGCAGACTGATGGTGGCCTGATCCAGGGGCTGGTCTGTGCCCAGCTTGGGGTCATAGAGATGCCGGCGGGTGCCGTACGCCGTCATGCCCTGCTGGCTGGCGAACTTGTTGGTGCCCATCTGGAAGGAGAGGCGGAGTGAAATCGAGTGCGTGAATCCGCGCAGGCTGCGTGCGAGATCCGATCTCTGCCCTCAGCCGGCCTCTGCTCTTGGCACGAGGCTTTGCCACGGGTTGGCACCATGATGCCCAGAGAGCTGTCGCCCGGGCGGAGTGGGAGTCCCCAGCCacccctgggaggtgggagaagggatTGCCGGCTCCCACCCTTGGCTGAGGTTTGGGAACGGCCGTTGCCCCAGGTTTCTCCTGCCCAGCTGTAGtggaactctgcctccagctcaccAGGTTCAGCTCCGCCGGTTCCCGGGGAAATCTCGGGTGTTGCACAAAACGGGGCTGTCGCACGTTAGAGAAGCCCTGGGCAAGGGGGCAGAGAAGGACCCGATGGCTTTCCCGCTCCCCTgcctggctgggctctgcagccgcTCGAGAGGGCAGAGTGACACCAGGGGCTGAGCCACAGAGCAACCTCAGCTGCATCAGCTGGGCTTTCTTGGGGCTGTTGAAAGCTCCGCGCCCTGGGGCACGTCTGTGTTTCCTCTGGGCCCTGCGGGGGATGGTGCTGGGACCTGATCTCTGGCCTCCTGTCTCTGAGCTCCTGGGGCTGCCAAGGGGCCGCGGGGCAGGGGGGTCACAGACCTGCAGCCCGATAATGTTCCGTCCTTCCTTCAGCTTCTCCGGCTGGAAGCGGCGCTGATGCTTCTCGGCGTATTTCACACCCATGTTCACTTTGTTACCTTTTGTCTTGGCCTGCGGGGGGGAGGTGGGAGCAAACAGGGCTCAcatggggatggctggaggggtaaatctccctgcccccccacatcccctgctGCAGATACCCACGGCCCAGCCTGGAGTGGGGGGAACAGGCCCCGTCTCCAGCTCCCATGTTCCCAGCAAAGCCAAGGCTGGTGCTGTGAGCCATGGTGGGTGGGTAAGAGGAGGAACCCCTCCccagggggggtggaggggagatgaCTTCAAGCATGAATCTGGGCGTTCGGGGGGGTGCACGGCTGTGTCAGTCCCACCCATCGCTGCAGCCCAGCTAGTCCTGGCCGGCTCTGGCCCCTCGTGCTGAGTGCGATCAGCAAACCAGGGGTCGATTCCTGAGTGGGTCTGGCATAGAGTGGCTGAGGCTGGTTGTGATCAGCAGCCACGTCTGCCCTGCCCCCGAAGCAGGGGCTGGAAGGACGCCCGTCGCCTGCAGCGCCCGCGCCCTGCGTCTCGGCCAAGGGGCGCCACCTCCCCCCGAAGGTCTCTTCCGGTGCCTTCGCCGTGCCAGGAACCCCCTGCCAGGTGGGGCCGTGCTAGGGGCCTGGATGAGCCACCGCTGCCAGACTCACCTGGCTCGCCAGGGCGATCAGGGTGGACTGCACCTGCGTGTAGTTCGTGCTCTCAAAGAGGTCGTTGGCTTCGAAAATGTCGTGTGGCTTCACGCCGTACTTGGTGATGGCCTTGATGAAGTTACTGATGTTCTCGAGCTGCGGCGGGACGGCAGGTGGTTACAGAGCAGCCAGTGTGTCCCGGCTGCTCCACCGCACGCGAGCCCAGCACCAGAcgacacccctctcccccccaaccgTTCTCAGGATTCCTACGGTGTCACAGCAGGACTGAAAGGCTCCAACCCAACAGAGCGTCCCAGCTGAGTCTCCACTGCCCCACGGAGATGCCCAGCTCTCCATGCAGGACCCCAAGTATTGTCTTCCCAGAGTACAGAGAGGGGCCCCTGCTCCCTTGTCGTCTGCCGTGACGCTCTGGGCTTTCTCCTCCCATCACGGGGGCTTTTGCTTAACGCCTCCCTGTGCTGGCGAGGGCTCCGTTGTGGACGGGGTGAGAGCTGGGTCTTGCCTTGCCCACCCGTTACTCCAGCTGAGGGAGGCTGCAGTGCCATTCTCTCCCCACAAAGATTTCCCTGTTGGGCAACCCCACCCTTTCCTGGGGTGTCTCCCAGCACCCTTAGGGAGCCTGGGCCCCCAGCACAGCCGGGGAAGAGTCTCCCGCCGGCTGGACTAGCTTCAAGGCTACTGTCTAGTGTGACCCTGCGGGGTCCTAAGCCAGGCCCCACGGCCAGGGCAGCGCGAGCCCAGAGGGAGCCTTCACCTGGTGCCAGTTCTGAGTGGACTCGTTCACCTTCTTCACGGAGCCCGGCTGCAGTTTGTTGATGAGTCTGCAAGGAGAAGGGGTTTTGTGTGGTGGGGCGATGGgaggcagctggctctggggtgggacgcaGGAGCTGGTAAGCGGGGCCTGCAGGCCAATCTACGAGCAGCAGGGGGGACGCCCACATCCCGCTGAAACAAGGGGGGCCGGAGAATGGAAGGGCCCCGGGTTGAGTGTGGCCGCGGGGGTTGGACTAACGCCCCCCGTCAGGCAGGAAATACTATGGGATCTGCAGGGATCGTGCTTCAGCCCCTCCcgtagcacagcgccccctagtgctgcagCCGGCAGTGACTTCAGCGGGGGAGCCCTGCCTGCGGCAGATGGGTTCCCTGGGCCCTCTCTTGTCCGAGGCCTTGGCCAGCCTGCACTGAGGGGGACCCGGCTGGGAGGGGAGATGTTGGGGTGTGACTGGAATTGGGCCACGCTCCCACCCCAAGTCTTGCAGAACGACACCAGGGGATCCTGACCCCCCATTGCTGGGGAGCTGCCCTCCCCAGCAGGGCAGGCCCCCCCTTCTCACTTGCACAGGATGACGCCGTCCTTCAGCCCCTCCATGAAGTTGTCTCCGAGGCGCTCCCCCGTCATGTCCTCGATCCACAGCCGCAGCTCCTGCTCCCGCTGGGGGTCGTACTTCTGGGCTAGCTGTAACGGAGCCAGAGGATATTGGGCATGGCTGAGCTGCCGTGTGCCAGGCCGCTGGGTGAGGGGCAAGCGGCAGAACTGGGCAAGCAACGCCCCGGGTCACACCTTGTTTGAGGCAATGCCCTGTTGGCGTCATGCCCCGCCCTGGCATTCTGCTGGGCCCATTAGCAAGCGTCCCCCATTGCTGATCTCAGCCCTCTGCACAGCGCGGGCCAATATCCCCATCGCCTGTCCAGGGTGGAGCCCGAGAACAGCCAGAGCCTGATTTGGGTACAAATACTCCTAGATATCAGGgtagacttcaaggccagaaggggcccaCTGGCCCTTCTGGGGGGTgtgggccagagaacttcccctgTGATCCCTGCATCCCGTGGGGATGAGCTTGAGTTTCTCTGAGAAACACCTGGCTCCGAGTGCTGGagtccagccctgtccctccgcGTAGCTGCACTGATGGTTAATCGCCACGGTCGGGCAAAATCTGCcccttcagcttccagctgttgGATTGGGTTCTGCCCTGGTCTTCCCTGTGTGGGGACTGCTAGGGAATTCTGAACCTGCGTAGCCAGCCCCATCACCGGGGCGTCTGGGCGCCTCGCAGGCTTTAATATATGtattcccccaaacctcccaggaGGCAGGGCAGCGCTGTTATTCCTGTTGTGcatctggagaaactgaggcatggagcagccTGTTGTGCatctggggaaaccgaggcacagagcagctacatgaCTTGCCTATTCTTCTCACAGGGCATCTAGCAGAACTGGCTGCAGGCTAGAGCTGCAACCActggactgtcctgtctctgggcCCTTGGGCTGCCACAAACCTCTTCCAATATTTCTTTAAACCCACTGTTACTGCTTGTTTGCTAGCACGGGACCATCTCAGATCTGCACACTGTGTAATCAGGATCAGTTCGTGGACCTTTCACCAGTGTGTggtcccccacctcccatcccagTGGCTCGGGACTGATATCTCCATGACAACCCCAGCAACTGGTTCCCGGGAAAGAACAGCCAGCACGTTGGGGAGTTAGATGGGTGATGACAATGATCAGGggcctggaggaaaaaaaaaaatctcccgcTTGAAGAGAGACTGCAGAGAGTGGAGGCGAATAAGAGACGACACAATCAAAGTACACAAGATAACGCCGGGGCTAGAGCCGGGGGAGCGGGCGTTTCTAATCTCTCTGTCTCGCAGCATGAGAACAAGGGGACAGGCCCGTGAAGGAAGCCAGTTAGAAACACACGAAAATGTGTCCCACTGAACTGCGCAACTCCATGCCGCAGGAGGGAACGAACTTGGCAAGATTCAAAGAGGGGCTGGACGTTTCTGGGGATAACCAAACTCGCCACAGTTCGAATAGCGAGTAGCTTTGGATGGGATCTAAAACCTCAGGCGTCAGCCAATCCCTCGCTCTTGGGGGCAGATTACCccatacaggaactcctcacctAGCGCTGttgttctgttcctgaaaaatgcgactttaagtgaaaggatgttaagcgaatcccatttccccataagaatgaatgtaaaggggggggttaggttccagggaactGGGTTTTTGCCATACACAGTACTATAGCTGGGCAGTGTCCCCACCTCATCCTTGCCCCCGGGCACAGCCCACTGGCCCTGCAggtgaggaggctgaaggtgctgtaggctcgGAGAAGCACGTTGcgcagcagcggcagcttcccctcCTCTGCAAGCACCAGAGGTGGGGGCCCAACCCTCAGCCCACccactccccccttcccccaagcccccacccttaaccTGCCTCTACTCCCCCCTCCTCTACTCCGCATGCCGtatctcttccccctccttcccctgcctcctgaacgccccaagccagctgattgctgtggggggcggaggggaaAGGCGCTGATCCGTGGGGTCTGCTGGCAGACGGGAgccactgggggcggggggcgtaGGGGAGCTGATAAGGGGGCTTCCAGCTGTGATGTTatagtggagcattgcacaactttaaatggagcatgtccTGTAATTGATCAGGGACGTAAGATCGAATCAAAGTTAAgtgacgttaagtgaggagttactgtatctgtcTACGTGCAAGTCTTGCATCTTCCTTGGTGCTGGCCATGGAGACAGGCTCCTAGGGCCCTGGTCCGCTCCAGTCTGGTGATCCACGTTGTTCCTGGGACAGTTCATGATTTTTAGCTGCTTTTAACAGCATCTGGAAATGAGCAGTTGGCCTCGGCTAACACCAATTTGCTGTTGAGCAGCCCCCAGTTTGGGAGCCCATCTCCTGGAATATGCACCCCCAAAAGACAGGAAGCACCAGCAGAACAAATGAATTTTCCCGTGGATGGATTTTCTCCTGCAGTGGAGCTGTACCCCCCGCCCAAACTGGGGAGGCAGGTCTGCCTCGAGGCAGGTTGGTTTTGTGGTTACTGAACTGGCCACAGCCTCCCTGTgcgacctggggcaagtcactgcaTCCCTCTGGGCTCAATTCTCCAGCTGTGAAATGCACAGGACGATcttcagctctttggggcagggactctcgctctctgggtctgtgcagcacctggcgcgCAGTGCCCTGATTGCGGGGGCGACTGCCATACAAATACTAGCACCAGCTGGGCTCTGTTCTACACCCGCCTGGCGCATCGCTGCATCTAGAGGGGGCAGAAAGCGCCCCAGGCTGAGTGGCCGGGGTCTAGGTAACCCCCGTACCCTCCTCTCTGGTAAAACAGAGCCAATCTGCCGCAGCTGCTGCACTGGCCCCGGCCCTGCCAGGGGAAAAAGATCTCCAGAGTCAAACCTCTTTATCTGGAAATGTGCTTCTGCACCAGGTCCCTGTGCTCCTAAGGGCCGGCTGAACCCCCAAAGCAGCCATCAGTGCCCCATTATGGCCTCAGAAATGCTTAGCTCCTGTTCTCCTGGGAAGCCCAGGCTTGAATGACAAGAGACAGCTTTGACATGTTTATGATCCATCTCTGCCaaactccctgccctggggcGAGTCCCACGCTGGCTGCCAGGAAAGGAGCTAGAGGGATTAATTCATTGGGGATGGGCTGCAGCTCGCAAAGGGAAGCAGAGTTCCCGACTAGCAAGCTGTGGCCCCCGCCTCCCCGCCGCCTCAGTATTGGCTCATAACAATGAAACTCCCCGGTGAGTTCTGGAGCACCCTGACTGCTgaaatgcggccacctctggggtggaaagcGCAGCTGTTCCGCCGCCGATGGAAAGAACTCCTCCTTCCTCGTGTTAGTCCATTGACTCTGGAGTGCCACCAGGAATCGGTTTGGCCCCATAGCCGGAAAATAACAAGAGGCAGACAGTGCTGCTCACTGCTGGCATTTTGTGCAGGGCACCGGAGTTCAAGGCGGCAGGTCTGGCACTTCTGGCAGCCTGAGGAAAGGAGGTCAGGCTGCTGGTTTCATGGCTTTCGGGTGCTGCCGGCTTTGTGGTCACTACGCTCCCCTGGCTGGGGTCTACAGGGGCCGCTCAGAGGGTGCGCAgaactcctgccctgccctcccgcCGTTAGGAAGCTTTCATGAGGGCTCCCCAGTCCCTGGCTGAGGCCGGTCCAGAGCCAGTGCCCACCTCGTGTGTGGTGAAACTAACATACTGGAACCAAATTAGTGCCGGTGGTAACAGTGTCTCTTTGGGGGGTTGCTGAGACCTGGGCAACTCATGTCACCAAATGGCAATCAGGCCCGGTGCACCAGGCTGGGATCGGAACCAGAGCCCTAGAGCTGATTGGGAGGCCAGTGGCTGGAGGGCCTGGAGCTGCTTTTCCAGCAGCCTCTGAGAAGGGATGTTAGCAGAGGTCCAGTTGGAGGCCCCGTAAGTCAGAACCTGAcccagtcaggactcctgggttccaaccccagctctgggcgATGCTGGGGTCtggtggagcagggagtgggcctggagtcaggaggggagtggggtccagtggttagagctagaggagctgggagccaggactcctgggatctatCCCCATCTctaggagaggagtggggtccagtggttagagcaagaggagccgggagccaggactcctgggttctatccccatctCCGGGAGAGGAGTGAGGTCCAGTGCTTGTGttggctggggaggagaggggattaGGAGTCATGACACCTGTTGAATCATTTCACGTCTTGTGTGTTTTGCTTCCCAGCCGTCACTCAGATTTTCTGTGCCATCCGTGGCCCATGGCTGACCAGGGTAGCTGCTGCTTCTCCATCCGCTCCCACTGCCGGCGACGCCTTGGGGGTTGGGCGCAAACCTCAGCCTGTGCCTTGCCCCTTAGGCAGCGCTGCCCACGGTGGCAGaaatcccctcctgacccctgcACCTTAGCTCTGAAGACCGGGATGTGAtttcccccatctcctgcctGCACAGCGGATTGGGCGCAGCCTCGTCTGGCCCCTTGGCTGGAGTCCACCTGCGGGAGCTGACAGGGCAGGGACGCGCCCAAGAAGTTGTTCCTTGTCTTCGGTTGAAATATACCTGCTCTGCTCTAGTTAAAAAGCCCGATCCCTCCACCCACCTTTAGCCCCTCCTCCAGGGACCCCCTTTTCTGGGTTGGATCCTCCCTGTTTAAAGTCGGCCCAGTGGAGCATCTCCTGTCCCGGAGGCAGGAGGGGGCATGTGTCTCTAATGTGCTCTGAGAGGCGAAGATGCCCTGGCAGTTCCATGTGTTACGGTAGGACCGCCCTTATTCTGCTGAGGTATGGGAGCCATAAGGTGGGGCACTGGCCCCAAAGGTCCCAGCCACGCAGCATGTCCGTTTTGATTTCCTGGGTCCTTCTGTGTCCCGCAAGCTCCCTCCAACAGACAGCTTCCAACCTCCCCGCCGTTCCCTGCATGGGACCTGGGTCCTGGTCATACCGACCTGCCCCTGGCCAGCAGAGAAGCACACTGCCCATTGCatgaatggggaaactgaggcacaaagggagGCAGGAATGCTGGGATAACCCTACTCTGTATGGTGTGGAGCCAGTGGGTGTccagctggggcactggcagctccCAGGCCCTGCCCACCGCGGTGTGAGCCCAGCAGAAGAAGGTTCCAGCCCTGAGGTCGATCAGTCCCTTGCATCTAACAGACGAGCCAGCCTGTGCAGGGGCAGCTGGGAAAGACCACGGCCCAGGAGTCGGCACCTGCCAGAGCCCAGGCTGGCCCATCCAGGGTGCTGGGTTGTATCCCAGAGGTGCTGTGACCGTATTCCTCCCCCCTACCCCATTGGCCGCGTGCTGCTGCAGCCGGGGAGGCGAGTGAGCGCTCACATTCCTGGGGCCCGGCCTATCTCCTCGCTCcagcctgcctgtgccagggCTGTCTGCCAACCCAAACAGACAACAGCCCCTGCAGGAAGAATTCACCAAACTTGGGAGAAAAATGGGGCCAAGCCTGGCTCAGATCCTCATGGATTTATCCCTGGCCGAGGTGGGGATATTTcagtgggagagaaggcagaacccTGGCGACAGCCCATGGCGCTAGCTGGGAAGCTGGGGCAGCGCCGAGGTGATCCTGAGCTCCATTAACGAGGAATTTGCTCGTTTCATCTCTCTGGGTGTGTGAAGCGCAAGATCAGATGGGACTCAGGCTGCCACTAAGCACATGGTTATTATCAGAAGGCCGATTCCAGGGGCGTGGCTGGCTCAGGAATGGAGCACGGGGCCTTTGAGCTCTAGGGGGTgccagctcccatccggcccccgGGCAGGCCattggctggctcagggaggcAGGGACTGGACCGTGCAGCTTTGTTACTGAGCTGGTTCTGATCCAGCAGGGGGGCGGGCGAGTGACCGCATCGTTTGCAGTCAGGAGCTGATCAGGGGACCCTGTGACatgagtttggtgggtctcagccTGGTTCCTAGGGACAGTGGGTGTTAAATTTTGCCTCCGTTGGGCTCTGAGGTCAGACTCTGAAAGGGCCTTGAGGCTAAAACTGCCCTcttcccctctgcaggctggggTGCCCCTGTGCTGGCCCTAAGCACTGCAGCCCCAGAGCGTGGAGCCCACACCAGCACCGCTGGATTGATCCCACCGCACCCACCATGCTGCCCCCATGCCTTCCACACAATGTCCTGCAACCTCACCCTAGCAAACTTCCTTGAAATCCTCTGTCCAAGCTGGCCAGTAACCCTACCAAAGCAAACCATCCAgcaaccctaccataacaaaccGACCTGCCCCCCCGACCTGCCCAGCAACTCTACCATAACAAACCAacctgcaccccctgacctggcTGGCAACCCTAACATAAACCAACCTGCACCTCCCGACCTGGCGAGCAACGCTACCATAACAAACCGACCTGCAACCCCCTACCTGGCTGgcaaccctaccataacaaaccaTCCAgcaaccctaccataacaaaccGACCTGCACCCCCCAACCTGGCCGGCAACCCTAACATTACAAACCGACCTGCACCCCGCACCTGGCCAgcaaccctaccataacaaaccaTCCAGCAACCCTACCATTACAAATGGACCTGTACCCCCCGACCTGGCCAGCAATCCTAACATAACAAACTGACCTTCACCCCCTGACCTGGCCAgcaaccctaccataacaaaccaATCTGCAC encodes the following:
- the CNN1 gene encoding calponin-1; the protein is MSTAHFNRGPAYGLSAEVKNKLAQKYDPQREQELRLWIEDMTGERLGDNFMEGLKDGVILCKLINKLQPGSVKKVNESTQNWHQLENISNFIKAITKYGVKPHDIFEANDLFESTNYTQVQSTLIALASQAKTKGNKVNMGVKYAEKHQRRFQPEKLKEGRNIIGLQMGTNKFASQQGMTAYGTRRHLYDPKLGTDQPLDQATISLQMGTNKGASQAGMTAPGTKRQIFEPTLGMEHCDTLNVSLQMGSNKGASQQGMTVYGLPRQVYDPKYCLQPNYATVGEDEYNHSQHNFYNSE